In a genomic window of Mycolicibacter heraklionensis:
- a CDS encoding histidine phosphatase family protein has product MHHTRPWITAGVALVGAGLVAVGPVAPIAGPLPAVHLPNIQLTATDILLDLVRHGQSTENVTDYIGTTAPGAPLTELGEQQAITVGEQLYNGGDNDIARVYASDFLRAQQTAWSLVQLLLGNNNYDQIPGGPTPLLDPSQILSGLGEINAGWLEGQSGTLPGLLYLLPTIAWMTGAYWVPMLGSSINPNGMAFQDNYSGAIQTIYDASTADPDSTGTDVAFSHGAAIMAWTMMNVKNPDWGLFLETLAGDRGLPNTGQVVVEGNPTDGWTLVSWNGTEVAENPGLLTGLFVDFRDLVTAPQMASWHIWEALLGGDPSEILAALQTGFSDVFSALVEFPQAVFDTITGALGDVAGSGAGDVLGDALASLAA; this is encoded by the coding sequence ATGCACCACACTCGCCCGTGGATCACCGCCGGAGTCGCCCTCGTTGGTGCTGGCCTCGTTGCTGTCGGCCCGGTGGCTCCGATAGCCGGGCCGCTGCCCGCCGTCCATTTGCCGAACATCCAGCTGACCGCAACGGACATCCTGCTCGATCTGGTCCGGCACGGGCAATCGACGGAGAACGTGACGGACTACATCGGGACGACGGCGCCGGGTGCTCCACTGACTGAACTCGGCGAGCAGCAGGCGATCACTGTCGGCGAGCAGCTGTACAACGGCGGCGACAACGACATCGCCCGCGTCTACGCCTCGGACTTCCTGCGGGCCCAGCAGACGGCGTGGTCGCTGGTCCAGTTGCTGCTGGGCAACAACAACTACGACCAGATCCCGGGAGGCCCGACCCCGCTGCTCGACCCGAGCCAGATCCTGTCCGGGCTCGGTGAGATCAATGCCGGGTGGCTGGAAGGACAGAGCGGCACCCTTCCCGGCCTCCTCTATCTCCTGCCCACCATCGCGTGGATGACCGGGGCATACTGGGTGCCGATGCTGGGTTCGAGCATCAACCCCAACGGGATGGCGTTCCAGGACAACTACAGTGGCGCCATTCAGACCATCTACGACGCCAGTACGGCAGACCCCGACAGCACCGGGACCGACGTGGCATTTTCGCACGGCGCGGCGATCATGGCGTGGACGATGATGAACGTCAAGAACCCCGATTGGGGGCTGTTCTTGGAGACGCTCGCCGGTGACCGCGGGCTCCCCAACACCGGCCAGGTCGTGGTCGAAGGCAACCCGACCGACGGCTGGACGCTGGTCAGCTGGAATGGAACAGAGGTGGCGGAGAACCCGGGCCTGCTCACCGGGCTGTTCGTCGACTTCCGTGACCTGGTCACCGCGCCACAGATGGCGAGCTGGCACATCTGGGAAGCCCTACTGGGTGGCGACCCCTCCGAGATCCTCGCTGCGTTGCAGACCGGCTTCAGCGACGTCTTCTCGGCGCTCGTAGAGTTCCCGCAGGCGGTGTTCGACACCATCACCGGTGCCCTGGGCGATGTCGCGGGTAGCGGCGCAGGCGATGTGCTGGGCGACGCGCTGGCGTCCTTGGCGGCCTGA
- a CDS encoding class I SAM-dependent methyltransferase: protein MTSTDPTPNPHATAEQVEAARHDSKLAQVLYHDWEAEQYDEKWSISYDERCIDYARGRFDVIVPAADRDKLPYDRALELGCGTGFFLLNLMQAGVARRGSVTDLSPGMVKVATRNGQALGLDVDGRVADAEGIPYEDNTFDLVVGHAVLHHIPDVELSLREVVRVLKPGGRFVFAGEPTTVGNFYARRLADLTWKTTVAAMKLPGMGSWRRPQEELDENSRAAALEWIVDLHTFEPSDLERMATNAGAVDVRTASEEFTAAMLGWPVRTFESTVPPGKLGWGWARFAFRSWTALSWVDANVLSRVVPKGWFYNVMVTGVKPS from the coding sequence ATGACCAGTACGGACCCGACGCCGAACCCGCACGCCACCGCCGAACAGGTGGAGGCGGCTCGGCACGACAGCAAGCTCGCCCAGGTGCTCTACCACGACTGGGAGGCCGAGCAGTACGACGAGAAGTGGTCGATCTCCTACGACGAGCGCTGCATCGACTACGCCCGGGGCCGCTTCGACGTGATCGTGCCTGCTGCCGACCGGGACAAGCTTCCGTATGACCGGGCGCTGGAACTCGGCTGCGGCACGGGGTTCTTCCTGCTCAATCTGATGCAGGCCGGGGTGGCGCGGCGCGGCTCGGTCACCGACCTTTCGCCCGGCATGGTCAAGGTCGCCACCCGCAACGGCCAGGCCCTCGGACTGGACGTCGACGGGCGGGTCGCCGACGCCGAGGGCATCCCGTATGAGGACAACACCTTCGACCTGGTGGTCGGCCACGCGGTGCTGCACCACATTCCCGACGTCGAACTGTCGCTGCGCGAGGTGGTCCGGGTGCTCAAGCCCGGCGGCCGGTTCGTCTTCGCCGGCGAGCCCACCACGGTCGGCAACTTCTACGCCCGCCGGCTGGCCGACCTGACCTGGAAGACCACGGTCGCCGCGATGAAGCTGCCCGGGATGGGCTCCTGGCGTCGGCCGCAGGAGGAGCTGGACGAGAACTCGCGGGCGGCCGCCCTGGAATGGATCGTGGACCTGCACACCTTCGAGCCGAGCGATCTGGAGCGGATGGCGACCAACGCCGGCGCGGTCGATGTGCGCACCGCCAGCGAAGAGTTCACCGCCGCCATGCTGGGCTGGCCGGTGCGGACCTTCGAGTCGACGGTCCCACCGGGCAAGCTCGGATGGGGCTGGGCGCGGTTCGCCTTCCGCAGCTGGACGGCCTTGAGCTGGGTGGACGCCAACGTGCTGAGCCGCGTGGTGCCCAAGGGCTGGTTCTACAACGTGATGGTCACCGGGGTTAAGCCGTCCTAG
- a CDS encoding esterase yields the protein MRILVAALLAGGAVGSWLGMTGIPSAGAVSPCAELGGTLESGQCHVHSSNANYTLDMRFPVDYPDQQTLTDYLVQNRDGFLTVAKSPGSRDMPYEMDATSEQHRSGQAPKGTQSVVLKIFQDLGGPQPSTWYQSFNYDLATRKPITFETLFAPNSKPLEAIFPVVQRDLERQTGVPAILISSGSGMDPAHYQNFAITNDDVIFYFAPGELLPMSSGATSVKVPRTAIPPLAI from the coding sequence ATGCGCATTCTGGTGGCCGCCCTGTTGGCGGGCGGTGCAGTGGGCAGCTGGCTGGGTATGACCGGTATCCCCTCGGCGGGCGCGGTCTCGCCCTGTGCCGAACTGGGCGGCACGCTCGAGTCCGGGCAATGCCACGTGCACTCGTCCAACGCCAACTACACCCTGGACATGCGATTTCCGGTCGACTACCCCGACCAGCAGACTTTGACCGACTATCTGGTTCAGAACCGCGACGGGTTCTTGACCGTGGCCAAGTCACCCGGATCGCGGGACATGCCCTACGAAATGGATGCCACGTCCGAGCAGCACCGTTCGGGTCAGGCCCCCAAGGGCACCCAGAGCGTCGTGTTGAAGATCTTCCAAGACCTCGGCGGCCCCCAACCGTCGACCTGGTACCAGTCGTTCAACTACGACCTGGCGACCCGTAAGCCGATCACCTTCGAGACCCTGTTCGCGCCCAACAGCAAGCCGCTGGAAGCGATCTTTCCGGTGGTGCAGCGCGACCTTGAGCGCCAGACCGGAGTGCCGGCAATCCTGATCTCGTCGGGCTCGGGGATGGACCCGGCGCACTATCAGAACTTCGCCATCACCAACGACGACGTGATCTTCTACTTCGCGCCGGGCGAGCTGCTGCCGATGAGCTCCGGCGCCACCTCGGTGAAGGTGCCGCGCACGGCGATCCCGCCGCTGGCCATCTGA
- a CDS encoding THUMP-like domain-containing protein, whose amino-acid sequence MSSPVGVAALAEVAGFALTDATRLADIAALRGRFGERTAALVETVLLRRRAAAKLAELAETSGWLFTDEALQQASAAPVARHRARRIAAAAPGAVVHDVTCSVGTELAALSEVSDRVLGSDLDPVRLAMARHNVSGAAVVRADALAPVSRDTVVLADPGRRGGGRRRFDPTDYQPALDRLLDVYRDRDVVVKVAPGIDFDKVGLLGFQGEIEITSWRTSVREACLWSPGLAETGVRRRATILDRDEQITDAEPADCDVRPAGRWLIDPDGAVVRAGLVRQYGARHGLWQLDPDIAYLSGDQLPDGVRGFEVLETLAYNEKRLGQALAARDCGALEILVRGVRDVQADPDGLRRRLRLRGSQALSVVITRVGTGPAARAIAFVCRPSR is encoded by the coding sequence CTGAGCTCGCCGGTCGGTGTTGCCGCCCTGGCCGAGGTCGCGGGCTTCGCGCTGACCGACGCCACCCGGCTGGCCGACATCGCCGCGCTGCGCGGCCGCTTCGGCGAGCGGACAGCCGCGCTGGTCGAGACCGTCCTGTTGCGCCGGCGTGCCGCGGCCAAGCTGGCCGAGCTGGCCGAGACGTCGGGTTGGCTGTTCACCGACGAGGCGCTGCAGCAGGCCAGTGCCGCACCGGTGGCACGGCATCGGGCCCGCCGGATCGCAGCCGCGGCACCGGGTGCCGTCGTGCATGACGTGACCTGTTCGGTCGGTACCGAGCTGGCGGCGCTGTCGGAGGTGTCGGATCGGGTTCTGGGCAGCGACCTGGACCCCGTGCGGCTGGCGATGGCGCGCCACAACGTGAGCGGGGCCGCCGTTGTTCGCGCGGATGCGCTGGCGCCGGTCAGCCGCGACACGGTGGTGCTGGCCGACCCCGGCCGGCGCGGCGGCGGGCGGCGTCGTTTCGACCCGACCGACTACCAGCCCGCCCTGGACCGGTTGCTCGACGTCTACCGCGACCGTGACGTCGTGGTAAAGGTCGCTCCCGGAATCGATTTCGACAAGGTTGGGCTGCTGGGGTTTCAAGGCGAGATCGAAATCACCTCGTGGCGCACGTCGGTGCGAGAAGCCTGCCTGTGGTCGCCCGGCCTGGCCGAAACCGGGGTGCGCCGGCGGGCAACGATCCTGGACCGCGACGAGCAGATCACCGACGCCGAACCGGCCGACTGCGACGTGCGGCCGGCGGGGCGCTGGCTCATCGACCCCGACGGGGCGGTGGTGCGGGCCGGCCTGGTCCGCCAGTACGGCGCCCGGCACGGGCTGTGGCAGCTCGACCCCGATATCGCCTACCTGTCCGGTGACCAGCTGCCGGACGGGGTGCGCGGATTCGAGGTACTCGAAACGCTGGCCTACAACGAAAAACGCCTTGGTCAGGCGCTGGCGGCCCGCGACTGCGGTGCCCTGGAAATCCTGGTGCGGGGCGTACGCGACGTGCAGGCCGATCCCGACGGTCTGCGCCGCCGGTTGCGGCTGCGCGGGTCACAGGCCCTGTCGGTCGTGATCACCCGGGTCGGGACGGGGCCGGCGGCGCGGGCTATTGCGTTCGTCTGCCGTCCGTCGCGGTGA